A stretch of DNA from Nitrospira sp. KM1:
ACTTCACGCCCATTGCCGTCCTTTCTCTTCAAAAAACACGTGTCATCCCTCAGCATTATCCCTCACCTCACGACCGAATTCAAACCGGCAGTCTGGCACACTTCGTCAATTGTGCACCTCAAGTGTCCGTCAGCCAAGTGGGCTTCGATCTGATCACCGGCTTGCACATGGCGAATGTTTTTGATCAGCTGCCGGGAGGGAACCAAACGGAGCAGGCTATAGCCCCGGCCGATCACCGAAAGAGGGCTGAGATGGTGGAGCTGCGAAGCACGGGCATGAACGGATTGCCTTTTTTGGTCCAACATCACCCGCATCTGGCGCTCCAGCCTCTTTACGCATTGTGGCAATGTCGACAATCCTCTTTTGACCATCAGGATTGGACCACGACTTCTTAACTCCTGCTGGGATTGCATCACATCTCGCAGGCGGACCGATACGCCGGCCCTCATCACGTCGTGCAAATTCATCGTCAAGAGATCAAGACGCTGCGCCTGTTCTTGCACGAGGTATCGTCCGAGCCACAACCCTCGTTGGCTCCCTTCCAATCGGCGTCGCTCCACTCGACAATGCTGATTCACACAGTGAGTCATTCGCGTTCTCAAATCGCGCACTCTTGCCATGACCTCTGTACGCACGGGGACGATGGACTCTGCGGCAGCCGATGGAGTCGGCGCACGATAATCTGCCGCAAAATCTGACAGCGTCACGTCTATTTCGTGGCCAATGGCCGAGACGACAGGGATGCGCGATCCTGCGATGGCGCGGACCACGATTTCCTCGTTAAATGCCCACAAGTCCTCCAGACTGCCGCCACCTCGTCCCACAATCAGGACCTCTGGAGTCTCCAATTCGTTCAGTGCTTGAATCGCCTCGACGATACATGTGGCTGCGGCGGCGCCCTGGACAGGAACAGGAGCAATCACGATGTGGATCGACGACCATCGCCTACGCAGCACCGCTAGAATATCTTTGATCGCAGCACCTGACAGCGATGTCACCACACCAACGGTCTTGGGGAATACCGGCAGCGGCTTTTTCTTCCTGTGATCGAAGAGACCTTCAGCGGCAAGTCGCGCCTTCAGTTGCTCGAAGGCTACCTGAAGAGCCCCAATTCCCCTCGGCTCGACCGCATCAATCACGAGTTGATACTCACCACGCTGTTCGTAGACAGTCAGTCGTCCCCTCACGACGATATGCATCCCCTCCGCCAGCGAGAACCGCAACCGTGCGGCATCGGACTTAAACAGCACGGCCCGAATTTGACTGGCTGCATCCTTCAAGGTGAAGTAGAGATGACCTGAGTTGGGCACTCGGAGATTTGAGACCTCACCTTCCAACCAAATATCCCGGAAGGAGGACTCGACCGACGCTCGGATCAATCGAGTCAGTTCGGAGACGGTCAGTATCGGGGCGGTGTAACCGGGGAGTGCGGGTTGAAGTGCTGAAGCAGGCATTCGTCAGTCGAGGATACGAATACGTTCAATCGAAAGAGCCTTGCCGATACGCGCATCGACGTCGAGCAATACAGCGCTGAATACTGTAGGTCCAGATGCAACTTCAAATCGTCTAGGCATTCCTGTGAGAAACTTCTCAATGGCGAGGTCTTTTTTTATCCCGATGACACCATGCAACGGCCCCGTCATACCGATATCCGTCAAATACGCCGTGCCCCTTGGAAGGATTTGCTCATCGGCAGTTTGCACGTGCGTATGGGTCCCGACTACCGCAGTGGCCTCGCCATCCAGATAGTGGCCCATCGCCATTTTTTCTGAAGTCGCCTCGGCATGCATGTCGACAATGACAGCAGAAACCCGTTTCCTCATCCTGGCCAATTCTCTCTTTGCTACTTGAAACGGGCAATCGAGCGCGGGCATGTACGCTCGCCCCATGAGCTGCAACACCCCCAGTTCCTCACCTGCCGCTGTTTGTATGACGACACTCCCGTGACCCGGAACACCCTCAGGATAGTTCGCCGGGCGCAACAGTCTTCGTTCTCGCGGGAAATAGTCGAGGATCTCTTTCTTGTCCCACGCGTGATTTCCCGTGGTAATCGCAGCCAGTCCCATCCCGAATAACTCTTCGGCCAGTTCTGGAGTGATTCCAAATCCTCCGGCGACATTCTCACCATTGCCGATGACCACGTCGATCCGGTGCTTCGCGACGAGCCGGGGAACCATGCGAGCGACCGCTCGTCTGCCGGGTTCGCCCATGATGTCACCGATACACAGTACTTTCATTTTGCGTACTCGATGTACCGACTTTCCCGAATCACTGTCACTTTGATCTGTCCTGGATAGGTCAGTTCCTGTTCAATTTTTTTCGCGAGGTCGCGAGACAACTGGAACGATTCCGTATCGGACATATCTTCCTGCCGCACGATCACGCGGATCTCGCGCCCAGCTTGAATGGCATAGGCTTTCTGAACCCCTTTTTGAGCATGAGCGAGCGATTCCAGCTTTTCCAGTCTCTTCACATAGGATTCAAGCGCCTCGCGTCTCGCGCCGGGCCGCGCAGCCGATAACGCCTCAGCCGCGGCAACCAGCACGGATTCCGGACAAATAGGCTCCACCTGCTCATGATGAGCGGCGATCGCATTCACGATTTTTTCACTTTCCCCCCATTTCTTGGCAATGTCGGCTCCGAGCATGGCGTGAGGGCCTTCCTCTTCATGGCTCACGGCCTTGCCGATGTCGTGCAGGAGAGCGCCGCGTCTCGCTAACTTGACGTCCAAGCCCAATTCCGAGGCCATGATCCCACAAATATAGGCGGCTTCCCGTGCGTGATACAAATTGTTCTGGCCATAACTGGTCCGGTATTTCAACCTCCCGAGCACTTTGATCAGCTCGGGATGAAAATCGGACAGGCCCAATTCAAAAATGATTTTTTCGGCTTCTTCGTACATCAGCTTGTCGATGTCGACTTTCACCTTGTCGACGATTTCCTCGATCCTTGTGGGATGTATTCGACCGTCGTGCATCAGACGCTCAAGCGATACCTTTGCAATCTCTCTGCGTAGAGGATCGAATCCGGATATAATGACCGCCTCCGGCGTTTCATCGATGATCAGATCTATGCCAGTAGCCGCTTCGATCGCCCGAATATTTCGACCCTCCCGTCCGATGATGCGTCCCTTCATTGCATCATTAGGAATCGGCACGACGGAGATGGTCGACTCCGACACATAGTCACGGACGACCCTCTGGATGGAACTCGTAATGATCTCCCGCGCCTCGCGTTCGGCATTTTCCCTCGCTTCTTCTAATGTTCGCTTTGCAATACCTGCCGCATCGAGTCTAGCCTGGCTTTCCATTTCCTGCAGAAGATGCTTCTTGGCCTCTTCGGCAGTCATGCCTGCAACACGTTCCAATGCTTCCCGATGTTCTCTCTCAGCTTGGATACAAGCCGCTTCT
This window harbors:
- the xseA gene encoding exodeoxyribonuclease VII large subunit, producing MPASALQPALPGYTAPILTVSELTRLIRASVESSFRDIWLEGEVSNLRVPNSGHLYFTLKDAASQIRAVLFKSDAARLRFSLAEGMHIVVRGRLTVYEQRGEYQLVIDAVEPRGIGALQVAFEQLKARLAAEGLFDHRKKKPLPVFPKTVGVVTSLSGAAIKDILAVLRRRWSSIHIVIAPVPVQGAAAATCIVEAIQALNELETPEVLIVGRGGGSLEDLWAFNEEIVVRAIAGSRIPVVSAIGHEIDVTLSDFAADYRAPTPSAAAESIVPVRTEVMARVRDLRTRMTHCVNQHCRVERRRLEGSQRGLWLGRYLVQEQAQRLDLLTMNLHDVMRAGVSVRLRDVMQSQQELRSRGPILMVKRGLSTLPQCVKRLERQMRVMLDQKRQSVHARASQLHHLSPLSVIGRGYSLLRLVPSRQLIKNIRHVQAGDQIEAHLADGHLRCTIDEVCQTAGLNSVVR
- a CDS encoding TIGR00282 family metallophosphoesterase; amino-acid sequence: MKVLCIGDIMGEPGRRAVARMVPRLVAKHRIDVVIGNGENVAGGFGITPELAEELFGMGLAAITTGNHAWDKKEILDYFPRERRLLRPANYPEGVPGHGSVVIQTAAGEELGVLQLMGRAYMPALDCPFQVAKRELARMRKRVSAVIVDMHAEATSEKMAMGHYLDGEATAVVGTHTHVQTADEQILPRGTAYLTDIGMTGPLHGVIGIKKDLAIEKFLTGMPRRFEVASGPTVFSAVLLDVDARIGKALSIERIRILD
- the rny gene encoding ribonuclease Y, coding for MTTSFVTLVLVGIVAALLGIGIYEAVRRMSQANRRVKEEEQARQAVQNAQREAENILKEAKLEAKDLIFQSKAELEKEQKAKLAEMSVSEKRLVQREESIDKRISALDKRDSEFQKRDHECAKREEKLTAKEAACIQAEREHREALERVAGMTAEEAKKHLLQEMESQARLDAAGIAKRTLEEARENAEREAREIITSSIQRVVRDYVSESTISVVPIPNDAMKGRIIGREGRNIRAIEAATGIDLIIDETPEAVIISGFDPLRREIAKVSLERLMHDGRIHPTRIEEIVDKVKVDIDKLMYEEAEKIIFELGLSDFHPELIKVLGRLKYRTSYGQNNLYHAREAAYICGIMASELGLDVKLARRGALLHDIGKAVSHEEEGPHAMLGADIAKKWGESEKIVNAIAAHHEQVEPICPESVLVAAAEALSAARPGARREALESYVKRLEKLESLAHAQKGVQKAYAIQAGREIRVIVRQEDMSDTESFQLSRDLAKKIEQELTYPGQIKVTVIRESRYIEYAK